A single Paraburkholderia sp. D15 DNA region contains:
- the gcvA gene encoding transcriptional regulator GcvA — protein MPRRLPPLNALRAFEAAARFESFSAAADELCVTHGAVSRQVGQLEAWLGRDLFERRGRRVALTAQGRVYLSEISAALDRIALATDEQLRVTRQQIIRVNAPTTFALRWLLPQLSSFQLTNPAVEVRLTTSDEPIEKLREECDVAIRGSEQKAAGYVVSEFLSEVRLPVCSPKVLEVHPLRRVSDLAHHTLLHTATYPGLWDEWLAACGKPRLVPRNSQQLDHFYLTLQAAIDGLGIAMGPTALVALDVEEGRLVFPFDGPALPAWRYCSYVHHARLGDPAIGIFLAWLRELGQRFSRSV, from the coding sequence ATGCCGCGTCGCCTGCCGCCGTTGAACGCGTTGCGCGCATTCGAAGCCGCCGCCAGGTTCGAAAGTTTTTCGGCCGCCGCCGATGAACTTTGCGTGACGCATGGCGCCGTCAGCCGGCAGGTGGGGCAGCTGGAGGCGTGGCTCGGCCGCGATCTGTTCGAGCGTCGTGGCAGGCGCGTCGCGTTGACTGCGCAAGGGCGCGTGTATCTGTCGGAGATATCGGCGGCGCTCGACCGCATCGCGCTCGCCACCGACGAACAGTTGCGCGTCACGCGCCAGCAGATCATCCGGGTCAATGCGCCGACCACTTTTGCGTTGCGCTGGTTGCTGCCGCAACTGTCCAGTTTTCAGTTGACCAACCCGGCAGTGGAAGTCCGGCTGACGACATCGGACGAGCCGATTGAAAAACTGCGCGAGGAATGCGACGTGGCGATTCGCGGCAGCGAGCAGAAGGCGGCGGGGTATGTGGTCAGCGAGTTCCTGTCGGAAGTGCGGTTGCCGGTGTGCTCGCCGAAGGTGCTGGAGGTTCATCCGCTACGTCGCGTGTCGGACCTCGCGCATCACACGCTGCTGCACACGGCGACTTATCCCGGGCTGTGGGACGAATGGCTCGCGGCGTGCGGGAAGCCGCGGCTCGTGCCGCGCAATTCACAGCAGCTGGATCATTTTTATCTGACGTTGCAGGCCGCGATCGACGGCCTCGGTATCGCGATGGGGCCGACCGCACTGGTCGCGCTCGACGTCGAAGAAGGACGTCTCGTGTTTCCGTTCGACGGTCCCGCGTTGCCCGCGTGGCGGTATTGCAGCTACGTGCACCACGCGCGGCTCGGCGATCCTGCTATTGGTATT
- a CDS encoding PLP-dependent aminotransferase family protein has product MFAFTPAFEAPTGSPIRELFKYLAQPGMISFAGGYPATDLFDREGLDAAAARASQQTTACLQYGPTDGLAVLKDQLASLMTRRGTPCAAQDLLVTTGSQQGFDLLLRVMVAAGDVVLVEQPAYPATLQALKLQGADVVTLPVDHDGLDVATLAALLDAGTLPRVPKLLYTVPTFANPTGATLSLERRKALLELAARYRFLIVEDDPYGDLRFDGAALPSLLALSDQVPGSRDWVVHFSSLSKIVAPGLRVGWMIAHAEILRRCVVAKQTVDLCSSPWTQAIAAEYLAQGSLERHLPRIVDAYARKCRALCDALETQMPEHVAFHRPAGGMFVWARLKSDENAADYLRACIEKNVMFVPGAAFYKDKVDPAALRLSFAAPGVEEIEVGVGRMGAAMG; this is encoded by the coding sequence ATGTTCGCCTTTACTCCCGCATTCGAAGCGCCCACCGGTTCGCCGATTCGCGAGCTGTTCAAATACCTCGCGCAGCCCGGCATGATCTCGTTTGCCGGCGGTTATCCGGCCACCGATCTCTTCGATCGCGAAGGCCTGGATGCAGCCGCGGCGCGGGCATCCCAACAGACCACCGCGTGTCTGCAATACGGACCGACCGATGGTCTTGCCGTCCTCAAGGATCAGCTCGCCAGTTTGATGACGCGCCGGGGCACGCCGTGCGCGGCGCAGGATCTGCTCGTGACGACGGGTTCGCAGCAGGGGTTCGATCTGCTGTTGCGCGTGATGGTTGCGGCGGGGGACGTGGTGCTGGTCGAGCAACCCGCGTATCCCGCGACTTTGCAGGCGCTCAAGCTGCAAGGGGCGGACGTGGTGACGCTGCCTGTCGATCACGATGGGCTCGACGTCGCGACGCTTGCCGCGCTACTCGACGCGGGTACGCTGCCGCGTGTGCCGAAGTTGTTGTATACGGTGCCGACATTCGCGAATCCGACGGGCGCGACGTTGTCGCTCGAACGTCGCAAGGCGTTGCTGGAGTTGGCGGCGCGTTACCGGTTTCTGATCGTCGAGGACGATCCGTACGGTGATCTGCGTTTCGATGGCGCGGCGTTGCCGTCATTGCTCGCGTTGAGCGATCAGGTGCCGGGCTCGCGTGACTGGGTGGTGCATTTTTCGAGTTTGTCGAAGATCGTCGCGCCGGGGTTGCGAGTGGGCTGGATGATTGCGCATGCGGAGATTTTGCGGCGTTGCGTGGTGGCTAAACAAACGGTCGATCTGTGCAGTTCGCCGTGGACGCAGGCGATTGCCGCGGAATATCTGGCACAGGGTTCTTTGGAGCGGCATCTGCCGCGAATCGTCGATGCTTATGCGAGGAAATGCCGCGCGTTGTGCGATGCATTGGAGACGCAGATGCCGGAGCATGTTGCGTTTCATCGGCCAGCCGGTGGGATGTTTGTGTGGGCGCGATTGAAGTCCGATGAGAATGCGGCGGATTATTTGCGGGCTTGTATCGAGAAGAATGTGATGTTCGTGCCGGGTGCCGCGTTCTATAAGGACAAGGTCGATCCGGCGGCGCTGAGGTTGTCGTTTGCCGCGCCGGGAGTGGAGGAGATTGAGGTGGGGGTGGGGAGGATGGGGGCGGCGATGGGGTGA
- a CDS encoding SDR family oxidoreductase, whose protein sequence is MRLKNKTALITGGTSGIGLATARLFIAEGARVAVTGRDAAALERTRIELGENALAFKGDVRSLDDMKVIAAEIKEKFGGLDVVFANAGRAFPSALNDIDDALYDDIMDINVKGVVHTIQATLPHLREGASVILNTSFVAQTGAHGISLTAAAKAAVRSLARSWSYEFLDRKIRFNAIAPGAIDTPLMSKWGMPDEWVRSRKAEFATAIPVGHLGKAEDIANAALYLASDESSYVVGTELVVDGGASQL, encoded by the coding sequence ATGAGATTGAAGAACAAAACGGCTTTAATCACCGGCGGTACGAGCGGAATAGGTCTCGCGACCGCCAGGCTTTTCATCGCGGAAGGCGCGCGGGTAGCGGTGACAGGGCGTGATGCCGCCGCATTGGAGCGCACGAGGATTGAACTCGGCGAAAACGCGCTCGCTTTCAAAGGCGATGTCCGTTCTCTCGACGATATGAAGGTTATCGCGGCGGAGATAAAAGAGAAGTTCGGTGGCCTGGACGTCGTATTCGCCAATGCCGGCCGCGCTTTCCCGTCCGCACTCAACGACATCGACGACGCGCTGTACGACGACATCATGGACATCAACGTCAAGGGCGTCGTGCACACGATCCAGGCGACGCTACCGCATTTGCGCGAGGGCGCATCGGTCATTCTGAATACGTCTTTCGTCGCGCAGACCGGCGCGCACGGCATCTCGTTGACAGCGGCGGCAAAAGCCGCCGTCCGGTCGCTTGCCCGCAGTTGGTCCTACGAATTTCTGGACCGCAAGATCCGTTTCAATGCGATCGCCCCCGGCGCAATCGACACGCCACTGATGAGCAAATGGGGCATGCCCGACGAGTGGGTTCGCAGCCGTAAAGCCGAGTTCGCCACGGCTATTCCAGTGGGGCATCTGGGCAAGGCGGAAGACATCGCCAACGCCGCGCTCTATCTCGCCAGCGATGAATCTTCCTATGTCGTCGGCACCGAACTGGTCGTCGATGGCGGCGCTTCGCAGCTTTAA
- a CDS encoding helix-turn-helix domain-containing protein, producing the protein MTHRVGFFVCHGHDALDLAGPLSAFNQVAAAAGRSPYALHVISQPGGPVIGNTGLPIETKPVGRRTFDTVIFVGGTIAPMQTAENVMAATRLAARTSRVASVCTGAFLLAETGMLEGRRATTHWQYTAQLQARFPRIKVVGDSIYTMDGHVWTSAGIAAGIDLALAMIERDMGSDVARTIARFLVVPYRRPGGQSQFSAMSQMEPESDRIRIALNFAREHLTEALPVERLAEAASLSLRQFGRAFRRETGETPAKAVERLRVEAARLRLQDGSEPIEQIALAVGFTDPERMRRAFVKLHGHPPQSIRRASRLNGER; encoded by the coding sequence ATGACACATCGCGTTGGATTCTTCGTTTGTCACGGCCACGATGCGCTCGATCTGGCCGGACCGCTTTCGGCTTTCAATCAGGTGGCCGCAGCCGCCGGCCGCTCGCCTTATGCCCTTCATGTGATCTCGCAACCGGGCGGCCCGGTTATCGGCAATACGGGCCTGCCGATCGAGACGAAGCCCGTCGGTAGACGTACTTTCGACACCGTTATCTTCGTCGGCGGCACTATCGCGCCGATGCAAACGGCGGAAAACGTCATGGCTGCCACGCGACTGGCCGCCAGAACCTCGCGGGTCGCAAGCGTGTGCACCGGCGCGTTTCTGCTGGCGGAAACCGGCATGCTGGAAGGACGCAGAGCCACCACGCATTGGCAGTACACCGCGCAATTGCAAGCGCGTTTTCCCCGCATCAAGGTTGTCGGCGACAGCATCTACACAATGGATGGGCACGTCTGGACGTCGGCAGGCATTGCCGCGGGCATCGATCTGGCGCTCGCCATGATCGAACGGGATATGGGCTCGGACGTCGCGCGGACCATCGCCAGATTTCTGGTCGTGCCGTATCGTCGGCCGGGCGGTCAGTCGCAGTTCTCCGCGATGTCGCAAATGGAACCCGAGTCGGACCGTATCCGCATCGCGCTGAATTTCGCGCGGGAGCATCTGACTGAAGCACTGCCGGTCGAGCGACTGGCGGAAGCCGCGAGTTTGAGTCTGCGTCAATTCGGCCGCGCATTTCGGCGGGAAACCGGTGAAACGCCGGCGAAGGCAGTCGAGCGCTTGCGCGTCGAAGCCGCGCGATTGCGCCTTCAGGACGGCAGCGAGCCCATCGAACAGATCGCGCTCGCCGTGGGATTCACCGATCCGGAGCGGATGCGCCGAGCTTTCGTCAAACTGCACGGACATCCGCCGCAATCGATCCGGCGCGCGAGTCGATTGAACGGCGAGCGGTAA
- a CDS encoding Rrf2 family transcriptional regulator: MQRDTRLARLLHVLIHMHLRGGATTSETIALMLHTNPAFVRRTMAALREAGYVNSTGGPGGGWALACDLGDLTVRNVYEAIGHAEPFVISVADDNRTCPVEAAVNRHIGAALDAAEKTLLELLGETRLSEIARDVTSSRQRKPKKKAE; encoded by the coding sequence ATGCAACGCGATACTCGACTGGCTCGACTTCTGCACGTTCTCATCCACATGCATCTTCGTGGCGGCGCCACCACGTCGGAAACAATCGCGCTGATGTTGCACACGAACCCTGCCTTCGTTCGCCGAACGATGGCGGCATTGCGCGAAGCGGGGTATGTCAATTCAACAGGTGGGCCTGGCGGAGGTTGGGCGCTTGCATGCGATCTAGGCGACCTCACGGTAAGAAACGTCTATGAGGCGATCGGCCACGCCGAGCCATTTGTCATCAGCGTTGCGGACGACAATCGCACTTGCCCGGTGGAAGCGGCGGTGAACCGCCATATCGGCGCGGCGCTGGATGCAGCGGAAAAAACTTTACTTGAATTACTGGGAGAGACGCGACTCTCGGAGATCGCGCGCGACGTCACGTCGTCGAGGCAACGCAAGCCGAAAAAGAAGGCCGAATGA
- a CDS encoding FAD-binding oxidoreductase, whose amino-acid sequence MSAKVVIVGGGVIGSSIAYFLRLSDPTVGVTVIERDPTYARSSSALSAASIRQQFSTPLSIQMSLFGIEFLRSIGERLEVNGAQPSIDLHEGGYLFLATPAGEATLRENHALQKSLGADISLLDAAALQTRFPWLNTEDLVAGAYGESGEGWFDGYGLVQALRKKAQALGARYVADDVTAIDRDGKRVTQVRTASGEIYPCDVVVNAAGAWSRRVAEMVGIDIPVFARRRSIFNVTSPGQLERCPLLIDPSGVYFRPEGRSFICGTSPSPENDPDDLPLDEVDHALFDDVIWPTLAHRVPQFEALRVQNCWSGYYEYNVLDQNAIIGYHPDVDNCIFANGFSGHGLQQGPATGRGISELILHGRYTSLDLGSLSFTRVLENRPIVEKNVV is encoded by the coding sequence GTGAGTGCCAAAGTCGTGATCGTCGGCGGTGGGGTGATCGGCAGTTCGATCGCGTATTTCTTGCGGCTGTCCGATCCGACAGTCGGGGTAACGGTGATCGAGCGCGATCCGACTTACGCAAGATCTTCCTCGGCGCTTTCCGCGGCGTCGATCCGTCAGCAATTCTCCACGCCCTTGTCCATTCAGATGTCGCTGTTCGGCATCGAGTTTCTGCGCTCCATCGGCGAGCGGCTCGAAGTGAATGGCGCACAGCCTTCGATCGATCTGCACGAAGGCGGCTATCTGTTTCTCGCGACGCCCGCGGGTGAAGCGACGCTGCGCGAGAATCACGCGCTGCAAAAAAGTCTCGGCGCCGATATCAGTTTGCTCGATGCTGCCGCGTTGCAGACGCGCTTTCCGTGGCTCAACACCGAAGATCTCGTGGCGGGTGCGTATGGCGAAAGCGGCGAGGGCTGGTTCGACGGCTATGGCCTGGTGCAGGCGCTGCGCAAGAAAGCGCAGGCGCTCGGCGCGCGTTATGTGGCCGACGACGTCACCGCGATCGATCGCGACGGCAAACGCGTCACGCAGGTGCGCACCGCGAGCGGCGAGATCTATCCGTGCGATGTCGTGGTGAACGCGGCAGGCGCGTGGTCGCGCCGCGTCGCGGAGATGGTCGGCATCGACATTCCGGTGTTCGCGCGTCGGCGCAGTATTTTCAATGTCACGTCGCCGGGGCAACTGGAACGGTGTCCGTTGCTGATCGACCCGAGTGGCGTGTATTTTCGTCCCGAGGGTCGCTCGTTTATTTGCGGCACGTCGCCTTCGCCGGAGAACGATCCCGACGATCTGCCGCTCGACGAAGTCGATCACGCGTTGTTCGACGACGTGATCTGGCCGACGCTCGCGCACCGCGTGCCGCAATTCGAAGCGCTGCGTGTGCAGAATTGCTGGTCTGGCTATTACGAATACAACGTGCTGGATCAGAACGCGATCATCGGCTATCACCCGGATGTCGATAACTGCATTTTCGCCAATGGTTTTAGCGGTCACGGTTTGCAGCAAGGTCCGGCGACGGGGCGTGGTATCAGCGAGTTGATCTTGCACGGGCGTTATACGTCGCTCGATCTCGGTTCGCTGAGCTTCACCCGCGTGCTGGAGAACCGGCCGATCGTGGAAAAGAACGTGGTGTGA
- a CDS encoding LysE family transporter codes for MDYVTTLLTLAGVLLLSVASPGPNFVIVTSTAVASRRAGVATSIGLAAASATWALIATAGLGLVLSHVSWIDTVLRTAGAIYLIWLGVKMIVTARRPLVVENKAVTSDWNAAKKGYFVSMTSPKSMAFYGSVFALLVPPHAPMWFGVTLVALAAAISLSWYGGLALLASQPAVSRLLVRRKATLEATAGVALVALGGRMLASR; via the coding sequence ATGGACTATGTGACGACTTTGCTGACGCTGGCTGGTGTATTGCTACTGAGTGTGGCAAGTCCCGGACCTAACTTCGTCATCGTCACGTCGACGGCCGTCGCGTCGCGGCGTGCCGGCGTGGCGACCAGCATCGGGCTGGCCGCCGCTTCCGCCACATGGGCATTGATTGCGACTGCGGGACTAGGTCTGGTGCTCTCGCACGTGAGCTGGATCGACACCGTGCTCAGAACGGCGGGCGCAATCTATCTGATCTGGCTTGGCGTCAAGATGATCGTGACGGCGCGTCGGCCATTGGTTGTCGAGAACAAAGCCGTTACGTCCGATTGGAATGCCGCGAAGAAAGGCTATTTCGTCAGCATGACGAGCCCGAAGTCGATGGCGTTCTATGGCAGCGTGTTCGCCCTTCTCGTCCCCCCTCATGCGCCGATGTGGTTCGGGGTAACGCTCGTGGCGCTTGCCGCAGCTATTTCATTGAGCTGGTACGGCGGCCTTGCATTGCTCGCATCGCAACCTGCTGTCAGCCGTCTGCTGGTTCGTCGCAAAGCCACACTTGAAGCGACGGCAGGCGTGGCGCTGGTGGCACTAGGCGGTCGTATGCTTGCTTCGCGGTGA
- a CDS encoding DJ-1/PfpI family protein produces MTHDTENHPAEGRSADVVRSRRDVLKLGSIATLGAILGGGVLLGHNTPALADTDSAPLLSPNDPLNIVIAVYPGGTLLDFAGPSEVFHRIPNTTVRYASVDGGPVTLEFGVVYGKTERLADIAKADLILVPGGADMRAAMRPEYLAQIRRLSESAKFITSVCTGSLALAAAGVLNGKRSACHWAFVNKLALYGAIPVPDRFVEDDNGRFMSGGGVTSGIDFALRVAARLRGAQSAEFAQLLIEYDPDPPYHSGHPRSAPPAILAMVEEKLPGATKGLAALPGVR; encoded by the coding sequence ATGACACACGACACCGAAAATCATCCCGCCGAAGGGCGATCAGCCGACGTAGTCCGTTCGCGCCGCGACGTATTGAAACTGGGAAGCATCGCTACGCTCGGCGCCATCCTCGGCGGCGGCGTACTGCTTGGCCACAACACACCCGCTTTAGCGGACACGGACAGCGCGCCGCTGCTGTCGCCGAACGATCCGCTCAACATCGTCATCGCCGTCTATCCCGGCGGGACGCTGCTCGACTTTGCCGGCCCGAGCGAGGTATTCCACCGCATACCTAACACGACCGTTCGCTATGCGAGTGTCGATGGCGGTCCCGTGACGCTCGAATTTGGCGTCGTGTACGGCAAGACCGAGCGGCTGGCGGATATCGCCAAGGCCGACCTCATTCTGGTGCCCGGCGGCGCCGACATGAGGGCGGCCATGCGGCCGGAGTATCTTGCGCAGATTCGTCGCTTATCCGAGAGCGCGAAGTTCATCACATCGGTTTGCACAGGATCGCTCGCACTCGCCGCAGCGGGTGTGCTCAACGGCAAGCGCAGCGCCTGCCATTGGGCCTTCGTCAACAAGCTGGCGCTGTATGGCGCGATTCCCGTTCCCGACCGTTTCGTCGAGGACGACAATGGCCGCTTCATGAGCGGCGGCGGTGTGACCTCGGGGATCGACTTCGCGCTGCGTGTCGCCGCCAGATTGAGAGGCGCGCAAAGTGCGGAATTCGCGCAACTCCTGATCGAATACGATCCGGATCCGCCGTACCACTCCGGTCATCCGAGAAGTGCGCCGCCCGCAATCCTGGCAATGGTCGAAGAGAAATTGCCCGGTGCGACCAAAGGACTCGCTGCGTTGCCTGGCGTTCGGTAA
- a CDS encoding adenylosuccinate synthase produces MSNVVVVGAQWGDEGKGRIVDWLAEKADIVARYNGGHNAGHTLVVNGQTYKLALLPSGIVRGKLALIGNGVAVDPEALLAEIDRMSALGVRITPDVLQIAETATLVLPIHRAIDAAQERLRAKPLGTTLRGIGPAYEDKVGRRGLRICDLAEPELLAQKLDVLLEHHNAWFRGLGLEPFEREPLLNALLDLAPRILPFMGRVWEQLDAAHASGKRTVFEGSQAVMLDVDWGSYPYVTSSSTVAAGAASGTGIAPSRLGQVLGVSKVYATRVGEGPFTSEVDGTLGDVLRQRGGEYGVNTGRPRRCGWLDTVQLRQSCKVAGIDLLALTKLDVLDGFDSIYVCVAYELDGRRIDYMPSTYAEQQRLKPVLERFDGWEGSTRGIRSYDALPAQAVALIEAIQRETGVTVSMVTTGPERDEAIVLQSPFGETDHVAR; encoded by the coding sequence ATGTCGAATGTTGTCGTGGTTGGCGCGCAGTGGGGCGACGAGGGCAAGGGCCGCATCGTGGATTGGCTCGCCGAGAAGGCGGACATCGTCGCCCGCTACAACGGCGGCCACAATGCGGGGCACACGCTTGTCGTGAACGGTCAGACCTACAAGCTCGCGCTGTTGCCCAGCGGAATCGTGCGCGGCAAGCTCGCGTTGATCGGCAATGGCGTCGCTGTCGACCCCGAGGCGCTGCTGGCGGAGATCGACCGCATGAGCGCGCTAGGCGTGCGCATTACGCCGGATGTATTGCAGATTGCCGAAACGGCCACGCTCGTGCTGCCGATCCATCGTGCGATCGACGCTGCTCAGGAACGCCTGCGCGCCAAACCGCTCGGCACCACGTTGCGCGGCATCGGTCCGGCGTACGAAGACAAGGTCGGCCGCCGAGGCTTGCGAATCTGCGATCTGGCCGAGCCCGAACTGCTCGCGCAAAAACTCGACGTGCTGCTCGAACATCACAATGCCTGGTTTCGCGGACTCGGTCTCGAACCGTTCGAGCGTGAACCGCTGTTGAATGCATTGCTCGACCTCGCACCGAGAATCCTGCCGTTCATGGGACGCGTCTGGGAACAACTCGACGCAGCCCATGCCTCGGGCAAACGCACGGTATTCGAAGGCTCGCAAGCGGTGATGCTCGACGTGGACTGGGGCAGCTATCCGTATGTGACGTCGTCGAGCACCGTGGCTGCCGGCGCGGCCAGCGGCACCGGCATCGCGCCGTCGCGCCTCGGGCAGGTACTGGGTGTGAGCAAGGTCTACGCGACGCGTGTCGGCGAAGGACCGTTCACCTCCGAGGTGGACGGCACGCTCGGCGACGTACTGCGCCAACGCGGCGGCGAATATGGCGTCAACACCGGCCGGCCGCGCCGCTGCGGCTGGCTCGATACCGTGCAATTGCGTCAGAGCTGCAAGGTCGCCGGCATCGATCTGCTGGCGCTGACCAAACTGGACGTGCTCGACGGTTTCGATTCGATCTATGTGTGCGTCGCTTATGAACTCGACGGCCGGCGGATCGATTACATGCCGTCCACGTATGCGGAGCAGCAGCGTCTGAAGCCGGTGCTCGAACGCTTTGATGGTTGGGAAGGCTCGACGCGGGGCATTCGTTCGTATGACGCGCTGCCCGCCCAGGCCGTCGCGCTGATCGAGGCGATTCAGCGGGAAACGGGGGTGACGGTGTCGATGGTGACGACGGGGCCTGAGCGCGATGAGGCCATTGTGCTGCAGTCGCCGTTCGGTGAAACGGATCATGTGGCGCGCTGA
- a CDS encoding alpha/beta hydrolase, which produces MTAYRQTFIEANGLRLHVAEEGKGPLVLLCHGFPETSHAWRHQLAALARAGFHAVAPDLRGYGSSECPTEIECYTVLDVVGDLVALVDMLGARDAVIVGNDWGASIAWQAAQLRPDRFRAVAALGVPMMGRAPMAPSRLFPQNEQAWFYTHYFSEPGLAEAEFERDVAATLRKIYFSASGDVGVRDATTPNPFGFVPRNGGLLDSLIDPPALPAWLTPVDFERFVKAFSESGFRGGLNYYRNLGRNWELQAAMEGRLVEVPALYLVGERDTGLAMPGMREIIDSMPRIVPRLSASRVVPEVGHWLQQEAPEVVSEALIRFLRDL; this is translated from the coding sequence ATGACCGCTTACCGCCAAACATTCATCGAAGCCAATGGCTTACGCCTGCATGTCGCTGAAGAGGGCAAGGGGCCATTGGTGCTGCTTTGTCACGGTTTTCCCGAGACTTCGCATGCGTGGCGTCATCAGCTGGCGGCGCTGGCTCGCGCCGGCTTCCATGCGGTGGCGCCCGATTTGCGCGGCTATGGGTCGAGCGAATGTCCAACGGAAATCGAGTGCTATACGGTGCTCGATGTCGTCGGCGATCTGGTAGCGCTCGTCGATATGCTTGGCGCGCGCGACGCGGTCATCGTGGGAAACGACTGGGGCGCTTCGATTGCGTGGCAAGCTGCGCAGCTTCGGCCTGATCGCTTTCGCGCCGTCGCCGCGCTCGGCGTGCCGATGATGGGCCGCGCGCCAATGGCGCCGAGCCGGCTTTTTCCGCAGAACGAGCAGGCGTGGTTCTATACGCACTACTTTTCCGAGCCCGGATTGGCCGAAGCGGAGTTCGAGCGAGACGTTGCGGCTACTTTGCGCAAGATCTATTTTTCGGCATCGGGCGATGTCGGCGTACGTGACGCGACTACGCCCAATCCATTCGGCTTCGTGCCGCGAAATGGTGGACTACTCGATTCGCTGATTGATCCACCTGCGCTGCCGGCCTGGCTCACGCCTGTCGATTTCGAGAGGTTCGTGAAGGCCTTCAGCGAGAGCGGCTTCCGCGGCGGTCTGAACTACTACCGTAATCTCGGTCGCAATTGGGAATTGCAGGCTGCAATGGAAGGGCGGCTGGTCGAGGTACCTGCGCTATACCTCGTTGGCGAGCGTGACACTGGGCTAGCGATGCCGGGTATGCGTGAAATCATCGATAGCATGCCGAGGATCGTGCCGAGGCTTTCGGCTTCTCGAGTCGTACCGGAAGTGGGGCACTGGTTGCAGCAGGAGGCGCCGGAGGTTGTTAGCGAGGCGTTGATCCGGTTTTTGCGCGATCTTTGA
- a CDS encoding DUF4440 domain-containing protein gives MRRNHLYVAALAVCLSLAAFDVSASTHGQHSLEVAIKAENTRWAEAFGRGDYKAIGRLYTEDGALLPPGGERIIGANAITEYFTKGHTETTPDILSFSNEEFYGDGKAMTEVSDAEIRDQRGNVKFRGKQILIFVKQGGVWKLHRDMWSSSSN, from the coding sequence ATGCGACGAAATCATCTTTACGTTGCTGCATTGGCAGTGTGTCTCTCTCTTGCAGCGTTCGACGTTTCGGCGAGTACTCATGGCCAGCATTCGCTCGAAGTGGCGATCAAGGCCGAAAACACGCGATGGGCAGAAGCCTTTGGCCGAGGCGACTATAAGGCGATCGGACGCCTGTACACGGAAGACGGTGCGCTTTTGCCGCCCGGTGGCGAGAGAATCATTGGCGCTAACGCAATTACCGAGTACTTCACGAAGGGGCACACTGAAACCACGCCTGATATCTTGTCCTTCAGCAACGAAGAATTCTATGGCGACGGCAAGGCCATGACGGAAGTCTCGGATGCCGAAATACGCGATCAGCGTGGCAACGTCAAATTCCGCGGCAAGCAGATCCTGATCTTCGTGAAGCAGGGTGGCGTGTGGAAACTGCACCGGGACATGTGGAGTAGCTCGAGCAACTGA